The Geovibrio ferrireducens genome window below encodes:
- a CDS encoding PAS domain-containing sensor histidine kinase — MKPITDTYPESYKTDAADLSGCGHAVEFIADAVPEPVIILNHERRLVTLNSAAASVLGQAEELLGRLPGEILGCSHAITSHDQCGTMEFCKHCGGNRAIEESLREIKSARECSILKNNGDVMELRVTSSPMKMDGLLYLFVYIKDLSDSKKKAVLERLFFHDIMNMLSGISTASDILESAESFEEIKELAAIMRMTSVSLTDEIRSHKLIFEAENGGLNIRPETVSATEILGELQTLYSAGTACIDKSIIIDPAGSEIRFTTDKTILKRVLGNLLKNALEAVGAGGTVKIGSYPTDDGVEFRVYNKGFIPGEIQARLFHRNVSTKGAGRGLGTHSVKLLTEKYLKGRVGFSSSETLGTVFRVVYPNEIK; from the coding sequence ATGAAACCGATAACCGATACTTACCCTGAAAGTTATAAGACTGATGCAGCGGATCTGTCCGGCTGCGGGCACGCGGTTGAATTTATCGCAGATGCCGTGCCGGAGCCTGTGATTATTCTCAATCATGAAAGAAGGCTGGTCACACTGAACTCCGCCGCTGCCTCTGTTCTCGGACAGGCGGAAGAGCTTCTCGGAAGGCTTCCCGGCGAAATCCTCGGCTGCTCCCACGCAATAACCTCACACGACCAGTGCGGAACAATGGAATTCTGCAAGCACTGCGGCGGAAACAGAGCGATTGAGGAAAGCCTCAGAGAGATTAAATCCGCCAGAGAATGCAGCATATTAAAAAACAACGGCGACGTTATGGAGCTCAGGGTCACATCCTCTCCGATGAAGATGGACGGTCTGCTTTATCTCTTCGTTTATATAAAAGATCTCAGTGATTCAAAGAAAAAGGCCGTGCTGGAGCGGCTGTTTTTCCATGATATAATGAATATGCTTTCGGGAATCAGCACAGCTTCTGATATTCTGGAATCTGCCGAATCCTTTGAGGAGATAAAAGAACTTGCCGCCATAATGCGCATGACCTCAGTGAGCCTCACAGATGAGATACGCTCCCACAAGCTGATATTCGAGGCGGAAAACGGCGGGCTGAATATAAGGCCTGAAACTGTTTCCGCAACTGAAATACTCGGCGAACTTCAAACCCTCTATTCCGCGGGAACAGCCTGCATTGATAAAAGTATAATCATCGACCCCGCAGGTTCCGAGATCCGGTTTACTACTGATAAAACCATACTTAAAAGGGTGCTGGGCAACCTTCTTAAAAATGCACTTGAGGCTGTCGGGGCGGGCGGAACAGTGAAGATAGGTTCATATCCCACGGATGACGGAGTTGAGTTCAGGGTATATAACAAAGGGTTCATACCCGGAGAAATTCAGGCACGGCTGTTCCACAGGAACGTCAGCACAAAAGGCGCGGGCAGAGGACTGGGAACCCACAGTGTTAAGCTTCTGACCGAAAAATACCTTAAAGGCCGGGTGGGGTTTTCTTCATCCGAAACACTCGGAACTGTATTCCGTGTTGTTTATCCGAATGAGATCAAATAA
- a CDS encoding flagellar hook assembly protein FlgD — protein MTTISDSVQNILNGGSTSSSSTKKTTGTTEMDMMDFLNLFISQLKNQDPLEPMDNNQLTSQTSQFSMVEQLVNINTAVNKLVDGGSASNDIESLYSAASFIGKMVEYEGNSVVFDGEGAVLTFDLATPSYKTEIYVYDTSGNLINSVDAGQLASGSNSIAWNGLDSEGETVSAGQYKYVVKAYDSSGSEISATTYGNGYVSGVSQKDGKIVFDLFGQELDADKVIAVRSY, from the coding sequence ATGACCACGATATCTGATTCGGTACAGAATATTCTTAACGGCGGAAGCACCAGTAGTTCTTCAACTAAGAAAACTACCGGAACCACCGAAATGGACATGATGGATTTCCTGAATCTTTTCATAAGCCAGCTTAAGAATCAGGACCCCCTTGAACCGATGGATAACAACCAGCTTACCAGCCAGACCAGCCAGTTTTCAATGGTTGAGCAGCTTGTGAATATCAATACTGCGGTGAATAAGCTTGTGGACGGCGGTTCAGCATCAAACGACATCGAATCTCTGTACAGTGCTGCCAGCTTTATCGGAAAGATGGTGGAGTACGAAGGCAACTCAGTTGTTTTTGACGGAGAGGGAGCAGTTCTCACATTCGACCTTGCAACACCCAGCTATAAGACGGAGATCTATGTTTATGATACCTCAGGGAATCTCATAAACAGTGTTGATGCGGGGCAGCTTGCTTCCGGCAGCAACAGTATAGCCTGGAACGGCCTTGACTCCGAAGGCGAGACAGTGAGTGCAGGTCAGTACAAATATGTTGTTAAGGCATATGATTCCTCAGGCAGTGAGATCAGTGCCACAACTTACGGAAACGGTTATGTGTCCGGTGTTTCACAGAAGGACGGCAAAATCGTTTTCGATCTTTTCGGACAGGAACTCGACGCTGATAAAGTTATTGCAGTAAGAAGTTACTAA
- the hisI gene encoding phosphoribosyl-AMP cyclohydrolase: MIEIDWGKQAGLLPVVVQDEETKDVLMLAYANKEALELTKETGYAHYFSRSRNELWRKGGTSGNLQKVVSVKLDCDGDTLLYIVNQTGAACHTGERTCFFTELYRGV, encoded by the coding sequence ATGATTGAAATAGATTGGGGAAAGCAGGCGGGTCTTCTCCCTGTTGTTGTGCAGGATGAGGAAACCAAAGACGTGCTTATGCTTGCTTATGCTAATAAAGAAGCGCTTGAGCTTACAAAAGAAACAGGATACGCACACTACTTTTCCAGAAGCAGAAACGAGCTCTGGAGAAAGGGCGGAACTTCGGGTAACCTCCAGAAGGTTGTTTCGGTGAAGCTTGACTGCGACGGGGACACACTGCTTTACATCGTAAATCAGACCGGCGCTGCCTGCCATACCGGAGAAAGAACCTGTTTTTTTACTGAGCTTTACCGGGGAGTATAG
- a CDS encoding PilN domain-containing protein produces the protein MIRVNLLGRKRKKKVKPIQIELSAFVLAVAAVFAGIMLFNMTMNAKIAYLEDQVNQKQTELRKLQRVKQEVERFRTQMDEIQKKIEIVRKLKEGQKGYYKVLTNIEKSMPDDVWVSSLNFEGNKITLGCSSLRVSSVNRFVMNLYETKMFSTIDLAKADKKDEDAVEINNFVITAGVRLD, from the coding sequence ATGATAAGGGTTAACCTGCTGGGCAGGAAGCGTAAAAAGAAGGTCAAACCGATACAGATCGAGCTGAGCGCTTTTGTTCTGGCGGTTGCTGCCGTTTTTGCCGGAATCATGCTGTTCAACATGACCATGAATGCGAAAATAGCGTATCTTGAGGATCAGGTTAACCAAAAGCAGACGGAGCTCCGCAAACTTCAGAGAGTGAAGCAGGAAGTGGAAAGATTCCGCACCCAGATGGATGAAATACAGAAAAAAATAGAGATAGTCCGCAAGCTTAAAGAAGGGCAGAAAGGCTATTACAAGGTTCTTACCAATATAGAGAAATCCATGCCGGACGATGTCTGGGTGAGCAGCCTTAACTTTGAGGGGAACAAAATCACCCTCGGATGCTCCTCTCTCAGGGTTTCTTCTGTAAACAGATTCGTGATGAACCTGTATGAAACAAAAATGTTTTCCACAATTGACCTCGCAAAGGCGGACAAGAAGGATGAGGACGCAGTGGAGATAAACAACTTTGTAATTACCGCCGGCGTGAGGTTGGACTGA
- a CDS encoding type IV pilus inner membrane component PilO: MLKKFASIPFRFRLLIEIAVIAVIIGGYYYLFLMPLQEKMAGLEKEYDDLVFKINDIKPYALAHDDFKKQLEMMEEQFQIVLKVLPDEKGYYLLYDEAVGLAEKDGVKVTLFQPGGEKKIDNFHSSVNFNMKMETQYQNLVRYLYDINYLNKIINLQNMQINVLKSKTGERFLDVSASLNSYKFNSGSAAQPAAKGNAKNTKAARASKKEEDLK, from the coding sequence ATGCTGAAAAAATTTGCCTCCATTCCGTTCCGCTTCCGGCTGCTGATTGAGATAGCTGTCATAGCAGTCATCATAGGCGGATATTACTATCTGTTCCTCATGCCTCTTCAGGAGAAGATGGCAGGACTCGAAAAGGAATATGACGACCTCGTGTTTAAAATAAACGACATCAAGCCCTATGCTCTGGCGCATGATGATTTCAAGAAACAGCTTGAGATGATGGAGGAGCAGTTCCAGATAGTTCTCAAGGTTCTGCCTGACGAAAAGGGCTACTACCTGCTTTATGACGAGGCGGTGGGGCTTGCCGAGAAGGACGGAGTGAAGGTCACTCTCTTCCAGCCCGGCGGCGAGAAGAAGATAGACAACTTCCACTCCAGCGTAAACTTTAACATGAAGATGGAGACCCAGTATCAGAACCTTGTGAGGTATCTGTACGATATAAACTACCTTAACAAAATAATAAATCTCCAGAATATGCAGATAAATGTGCTTAAATCCAAAACCGGCGAAAGGTTTCTGGATGTAAGCGCGAGCCTCAATTCATATAAGTTCAACTCCGGCTCAGCGGCGCAGCCCGCGGCAAAAGGCAATGCCAAGAATACCAAGGCGGCCAGAGCATCCAAGAAAGAGGAGGATCTGAAATGA
- the pilM gene encoding type IV pilus assembly protein PilM, with protein MLGGKQQLIGVDIGSSSVKIVELKPKKKGYVVKSAVEVALTPDVIVEGAIMDYGEVAGTVAQAFKSGKFSSKNVAAGLKGSAVIAKRLSVPITDQDELRETFMWEAEQYIQMDIEDVSIDYETVEVDEAKGETDLVLAVARKDLIVDFKSVLEAAKLKPLVIDLEVFAMMNAFVANYETDDEAAVLVNIGHSTTLITIIRNGNYEFSREVLKGGKNLCEMISQSLSIPYGEAERMMKDTAAIESDENLKDTVSSFNSQIAMEIKNSIEMFDTASQSKPARCFICGGAAVLPGLRERIEKAVEADVSLFDPFARMEIAGSADKGLIEEKLHSFAVAAGLALRSAGEK; from the coding sequence ATGTTGGGCGGAAAACAGCAGCTTATCGGTGTGGATATAGGCAGCAGTTCGGTAAAAATTGTCGAGCTGAAACCGAAGAAGAAAGGTTACGTGGTTAAAAGCGCTGTTGAGGTTGCTCTTACCCCCGATGTTATAGTGGAAGGCGCTATTATGGATTACGGCGAAGTCGCCGGAACCGTTGCGCAGGCCTTCAAATCAGGTAAATTCTCTTCAAAAAATGTCGCCGCAGGCCTCAAAGGGAGCGCGGTGATAGCCAAAAGACTTTCTGTTCCCATAACCGATCAGGATGAACTGCGCGAAACCTTCATGTGGGAGGCGGAGCAGTATATCCAGATGGATATTGAGGATGTCAGCATAGATTACGAAACAGTTGAGGTGGACGAAGCCAAAGGTGAGACCGACCTTGTTCTTGCTGTTGCCAGAAAAGACCTTATTGTTGACTTCAAGTCCGTTCTGGAGGCGGCCAAGCTTAAGCCTCTGGTGATAGACCTTGAGGTGTTCGCCATGATGAACGCCTTTGTGGCAAACTACGAAACGGACGATGAGGCCGCTGTTCTGGTAAATATAGGTCATTCCACAACGCTCATCACCATCATCAGAAACGGAAACTATGAATTTTCCAGAGAGGTGCTCAAAGGGGGCAAAAACCTCTGTGAAATGATAAGCCAGTCCCTCTCCATACCTTACGGCGAGGCGGAAAGGATGATGAAAGACACCGCCGCCATAGAATCCGATGAAAACCTGAAAGACACCGTAAGCTCCTTTAACTCCCAGATTGCAATGGAAATCAAGAACTCCATAGAAATGTTTGACACTGCGAGCCAGTCAAAACCTGCCAGATGCTTCATCTGCGGCGGGGCGGCTGTTCTGCCCGGTCTGCGCGAAAGGATAGAGAAGGCTGTGGAGGCGGATGTCTCCCTCTTTGACCCCTTTGCCAGAATGGAGATAGCCGGTTCGGCGGACAAAGGTTTGATAGAAGAGAAGCTTCACTCCTTCGCAGTGGCGGCGGGGCTTGCTCTCCGGAGCGCGGGGGAAAAATGA
- the hypE gene encoding hydrogenase expression/formation protein HypE encodes MKKIGLAEGGGGSATNKFIKELFISRLGNDASEKMPDAAHVETGGRTAFTTDSFVVRPEFFPGGNIGKLAVCGTVNDLAVSGAEAEYLSLGVIIPEGYEAEKLEKIVDAIAETAKKAGVKVVCGDTKVVEKGAADGLFINTAGIGRVVKDWTAFENIKDGDAVILTSDMARHGMSVLLARGELGFEGNIESDCAPLNKMLEALHEYDVHFCRDATRGGVAAVLNEIAEGAKKGFLIRENDLPLRQDVGNLCEILGFDPLSVANEGLAVILVSASDASHVIERLKSFEEGRNACVIGFVNGEGRVILETAVGGKRVVDMPAGELLPRIC; translated from the coding sequence ATGAAAAAGATAGGTCTGGCAGAGGGGGGCGGCGGAAGCGCCACCAATAAATTTATAAAAGAGCTTTTTATCTCGCGTCTCGGCAATGATGCTTCGGAAAAAATGCCGGATGCTGCCCATGTTGAAACAGGCGGCAGAACAGCATTCACCACGGACAGTTTTGTGGTGCGCCCTGAGTTTTTTCCCGGCGGGAATATAGGCAAGCTGGCAGTCTGCGGAACAGTGAACGATCTCGCCGTGAGCGGCGCTGAGGCGGAATACCTGTCTCTGGGTGTGATTATTCCGGAAGGGTATGAAGCGGAAAAGCTTGAGAAAATAGTGGACGCTATAGCTGAAACTGCGAAAAAAGCAGGGGTCAAAGTTGTCTGCGGAGATACGAAAGTTGTGGAAAAAGGCGCTGCGGACGGTCTTTTCATAAATACCGCAGGCATAGGCAGGGTGGTAAAGGACTGGACAGCATTTGAAAATATAAAGGACGGCGATGCGGTTATCCTGACCTCGGACATGGCGCGCCACGGGATGAGTGTTCTCCTCGCCAGAGGCGAGCTTGGGTTTGAGGGGAATATCGAGTCAGACTGCGCTCCGCTGAACAAAATGCTGGAAGCTCTTCATGAATATGATGTTCACTTCTGCCGTGATGCCACAAGGGGCGGAGTGGCGGCTGTCCTCAATGAGATAGCCGAAGGCGCGAAAAAGGGGTTTCTCATCCGTGAAAACGATCTCCCGCTGAGGCAGGATGTGGGAAATTTGTGTGAAATACTCGGTTTTGACCCTCTGTCTGTTGCGAATGAGGGATTAGCTGTTATACTTGTATCAGCTTCGGACGCTTCCCATGTCATTGAAAGGCTGAAAAGTTTCGAGGAAGGCAGGAACGCGTGCGTTATCGGTTTTGTAAATGGAGAAGGGCGTGTTATACTTGAAACGGCTGTCGGCGGCAAACGTGTGGTGGATATGCCTGCGGGTGAGCTTCTTCCCCGTATTTGCTAG
- the lpxB gene encoding lipid-A-disaccharide synthase: protein MLKSKKLFIIAGEQSGDTHAANLLRELSAYYDIKAFGTGGARLGALGQEQYYDINDLSVIGLDGIIKKLPFFFKVRDVLLEKIDEIKPDAVILVDYPGFNLQFAKKLEASGIPVIYFIAPQVWAWNYKRVKTIRRCVDLLLCILPFEENIFRKEGINAHFIGNPVVDHLEYKYADRDSFFRAAGLDPDKKTIGILPGSRQREVETILPVMLSAADALRGEYQFIVSKAESISEELLAGVLKSRNYKVATLTADIMKHTDLVWVCSGTASLETAVSGTPMVILYKVGRLTAFIGRLLVKVKFIGLPNLVAGKAIVPEAVQDDANASKLIDFTEKIFKSYGSVKEDVENVGRLFRGLNPSRKGAEVIADFLKSREDSSDLK, encoded by the coding sequence ATGTTGAAAAGTAAAAAACTCTTTATCATCGCCGGGGAGCAGTCCGGCGATACTCATGCAGCCAATCTCCTCCGGGAACTTTCCGCGTATTATGATATAAAAGCGTTCGGAACCGGCGGAGCTCGCCTTGGCGCTCTCGGTCAGGAACAATATTACGATATAAATGACCTGAGCGTAATAGGTCTGGACGGCATTATAAAAAAACTCCCTTTCTTTTTCAAAGTGCGCGATGTTCTCCTTGAAAAAATAGACGAAATAAAGCCCGATGCGGTTATTCTTGTGGATTATCCAGGATTTAACCTGCAGTTCGCAAAAAAGCTTGAGGCATCCGGCATCCCTGTTATCTATTTCATAGCCCCGCAGGTCTGGGCATGGAACTACAAGCGTGTCAAAACAATAAGAAGATGTGTGGATCTCCTTTTGTGCATTCTGCCGTTTGAGGAGAATATCTTCCGGAAAGAGGGGATAAACGCGCACTTCATAGGTAATCCCGTTGTGGATCACCTTGAATATAAATATGCGGACAGGGACTCTTTTTTCAGGGCGGCGGGGCTTGATCCTGATAAAAAGACTATAGGGATACTCCCCGGCAGCAGACAGAGGGAGGTGGAAACGATTCTGCCTGTGATGCTGAGTGCTGCCGATGCCCTCAGGGGCGAGTATCAGTTTATTGTTTCCAAGGCTGAGTCAATCAGTGAGGAGCTTCTGGCGGGAGTGCTGAAAAGCAGGAACTACAAGGTTGCCACTCTGACTGCGGATATAATGAAGCATACCGATCTGGTGTGGGTGTGCTCCGGCACTGCAAGCCTCGAAACTGCGGTGAGCGGTACGCCAATGGTTATTTTGTATAAGGTCGGCAGACTGACAGCCTTTATAGGCAGACTCCTGGTGAAAGTGAAGTTTATCGGTCTGCCCAACCTTGTGGCGGGGAAAGCCATAGTACCCGAAGCAGTGCAGGATGACGCAAACGCATCCAAACTTATTGATTTCACAGAGAAAATTTTCAAGTCATACGGTTCCGTAAAAGAGGATGTGGAGAATGTCGGAAGGCTTTTCCGCGGCCTGAACCCTTCCCGAAAGGGTGCAGAAGTTATTGCGGATTTCCTGAAAAGCAGGGAAGACTCTTCTGATTTGAAGTAA
- a CDS encoding flagellar hook-length control protein FliK encodes MDLMSFITPGTGKVPSFGTAISAQNGSQASKSSFDDFLKSRLTGTDVKAASEKAQTERSVKRDPKAEAGKVIDGLSIPAEQKEKLKKELDSLETEEDAVAFLENLEEILMLNGISVEETVAKFSEAFVAEDAQNAAGSTALDSAMLKALKAKGYTQAEQNLTDSEQQAAKEAFEKLSMPKEAKISKEEVKIAEIVKPLTAEDVPSEEQIAKTSTADIPDMDVGETVIKPGQNILTEQEQPEVKIVTPRDINKIADFVQYTKAGDQKKLTIQLMPKELGKLHIELVDNAGKISARITMESDQARNLLVNNAESVRQQLEAKGIVLEKMEFFFAEKDSKDGTDQQFFRKKNSGGSKSEFAVGDITEEETDPSRGLYA; translated from the coding sequence ATGGATTTGATGTCATTCATCACGCCGGGCACGGGGAAAGTCCCTTCATTCGGCACCGCCATCTCCGCACAGAACGGTTCACAGGCTTCGAAAAGCTCTTTTGATGATTTTCTCAAAAGCAGGCTGACCGGAACCGATGTAAAAGCCGCTTCTGAAAAGGCTCAGACTGAAAGGTCCGTTAAAAGAGACCCTAAGGCTGAGGCCGGAAAAGTAATTGATGGACTTTCTATCCCCGCGGAGCAGAAGGAGAAGTTAAAGAAGGAACTTGACTCTCTGGAAACCGAGGAGGATGCGGTGGCATTCCTCGAAAATCTTGAGGAAATACTCATGCTGAACGGAATCAGCGTGGAGGAAACCGTAGCAAAGTTCTCAGAAGCATTCGTTGCGGAAGATGCACAGAACGCAGCGGGCAGTACGGCTCTTGATTCTGCTATGCTGAAAGCTCTTAAAGCAAAGGGTTACACACAGGCGGAACAGAACCTTACAGACAGCGAGCAGCAGGCGGCTAAAGAGGCTTTTGAAAAGCTTTCTATGCCTAAAGAGGCAAAGATAAGCAAAGAGGAAGTCAAGATAGCTGAAATTGTAAAACCGCTGACCGCAGAGGATGTTCCCTCAGAAGAACAGATTGCCAAGACTTCAACAGCGGATATACCCGACATGGATGTGGGGGAAACCGTAATTAAACCGGGGCAGAATATCTTAACCGAACAGGAACAGCCTGAAGTTAAGATAGTTACTCCCAGGGATATTAATAAGATTGCCGACTTTGTACAGTATACCAAGGCGGGCGATCAGAAAAAGCTTACCATACAGCTTATGCCGAAAGAATTGGGTAAGCTGCATATCGAGCTGGTGGACAACGCCGGCAAGATAAGCGCCCGGATCACTATGGAGAGTGACCAGGCGAGAAACCTGCTTGTCAATAACGCAGAAAGCGTAAGACAGCAGCTGGAAGCAAAAGGGATTGTGCTTGAAAAAATGGAATTTTTCTTTGCCGAAAAGGACTCCAAGGACGGAACCGACCAGCAGTTTTTCAGGAAGAAGAACTCAGGCGGCAGTAAAAGTGAATTTGCGGTAGGAGACATCACAGAAGAAGAGACTGACCCCTCAAGAGGTCTCTACGCGTAA
- a CDS encoding type IV pilus secretin PilQ, with amino-acid sequence MSRYRILVLILTLFAVLSCAGKQPVEEASVKGNLLSGIRIVDLGDGEYAMTLRSAEETQFKVLYSKSPYRLVVFAPGTVMNEEVLKYNFSDEVVEGLAFVPGKDASQIEILLTENVDYDYSQDKSMLSLTFRVYKSSAAALEKYGMDVGAVAPEKAGLASAVRSFRNLSDSSMLRLEFGLDGIARYDYGYLDDSTMYVDLFDVTSSLNKKRYSAQGIVSDVKVGEYYPPKKVRFLLKVSSRMPLFAGQDGDKLTVSSEMGAVPADSRYIASVDALQYKNVQSVIIRFIGRVSYTKKVVNNALHLEFDQDVKMLGTVQNRFSFAGLPFRNIDILRIDGKPVIVFTPEKDIYARVDETQDGILVSASFEEFARADMSLSEPSSAGAEAAKAPKPQDLVTLNMKDMDLREAIRLIYFGRAKNVIFGEEVTGKVTLYLKEVDYQTALRLILRDRNLTKIEENGIVWITSSQKYEERQNAEAAKLRAAEQAKELAPLRTEIVPVNFSDASSLAGIVKSVLSKRGSVEVEARTNSFVVRDTPEVITEIKRLMKTVDKRTPQVTIEARIVEVSDINSLNFGVQWGAKVQDTTKVHFPNTVNVGGDSSGYMVNIPAAESVGTFALGIMNRTGTFGLDLALSALESQNKAKTISSPRVTTLDNMEATIKSGSKALIVPSGDDTKTEEIDTGIILKVKPHITSNDMVFLDILVEKSTLGEITSTTATADEKKAETKVLLANGETTVIGGLYEDEEINYVQGVPGLSKLPILGHLFKGTQKRSTRKELLVFLTPYVEK; translated from the coding sequence ATGAGCAGATACAGAATATTAGTATTGATACTGACGCTTTTTGCCGTGCTGTCCTGCGCGGGGAAACAGCCTGTGGAGGAAGCTTCCGTTAAGGGCAACCTGCTTTCCGGAATCAGGATAGTCGACCTCGGCGACGGGGAATATGCCATGACCCTGCGCTCCGCTGAGGAGACGCAGTTTAAGGTTCTGTACTCCAAAAGCCCTTACAGACTGGTGGTTTTTGCCCCCGGTACTGTGATGAATGAAGAGGTTCTCAAATACAACTTCTCTGATGAGGTGGTTGAGGGGCTCGCATTTGTGCCCGGAAAGGACGCAAGCCAGATAGAGATTCTCCTTACTGAAAATGTGGATTACGATTATTCGCAGGATAAAAGCATGCTGAGCCTCACCTTCCGTGTGTATAAAAGCAGTGCGGCAGCACTGGAGAAATACGGAATGGATGTGGGCGCTGTTGCACCGGAAAAAGCGGGGCTCGCATCGGCAGTCCGCAGTTTCAGAAACCTTTCAGACAGCTCGATGCTCAGGCTTGAGTTCGGTCTGGACGGCATAGCAAGATATGACTACGGCTACCTTGATGACAGCACTATGTATGTTGACCTGTTTGATGTCACAAGCTCACTTAATAAAAAGAGATACTCCGCTCAGGGCATTGTTTCCGATGTGAAGGTGGGCGAATACTACCCGCCCAAAAAGGTGCGTTTCCTCCTGAAGGTTTCCTCCCGCATGCCTCTGTTTGCAGGGCAGGACGGGGATAAGCTCACAGTTTCCAGCGAGATGGGCGCAGTTCCCGCAGACAGCAGATACATAGCCTCGGTTGACGCGCTCCAGTATAAAAACGTGCAGAGCGTGATCATCAGGTTCATAGGTCGGGTAAGCTATACCAAAAAAGTGGTGAACAATGCCCTGCACCTTGAGTTTGACCAGGATGTGAAAATGCTCGGCACTGTGCAGAACAGGTTCAGCTTTGCGGGGCTGCCGTTCAGGAATATAGATATTCTAAGGATTGACGGCAAACCGGTTATAGTTTTCACACCGGAAAAGGATATATACGCCAGAGTGGACGAAACTCAGGACGGCATTCTGGTCAGCGCGAGCTTTGAGGAGTTCGCAAGGGCTGATATGTCTCTCTCTGAGCCCTCCTCCGCAGGTGCTGAGGCTGCAAAAGCGCCGAAGCCTCAGGATCTGGTCACTCTCAATATGAAAGACATGGATCTCAGGGAGGCTATACGCCTTATATATTTCGGCAGAGCAAAGAACGTGATCTTCGGTGAGGAGGTCACGGGCAAGGTTACGCTTTACCTTAAGGAAGTTGACTACCAAACCGCTCTCAGACTGATACTCCGCGACAGAAACCTCACCAAGATAGAGGAGAACGGCATAGTCTGGATAACCTCAAGCCAGAAGTATGAGGAAAGGCAGAATGCCGAAGCAGCCAAGCTCCGCGCTGCGGAACAGGCAAAAGAGCTTGCTCCGCTGAGAACGGAGATAGTGCCTGTTAACTTTTCTGATGCATCTTCTCTGGCGGGCATAGTTAAGTCGGTGCTTTCCAAGAGAGGCAGCGTTGAGGTGGAAGCCAGAACAAACAGCTTCGTTGTGCGCGATACACCGGAGGTTATAACCGAGATCAAACGCCTTATGAAGACTGTGGATAAACGTACCCCTCAGGTTACCATCGAGGCGAGGATTGTGGAAGTCTCCGACATCAACAGCCTCAACTTCGGTGTTCAGTGGGGCGCCAAAGTGCAGGACACAACCAAGGTTCACTTCCCCAACACAGTCAATGTGGGCGGCGATTCCAGCGGGTATATGGTGAACATCCCCGCTGCGGAATCCGTGGGGACATTTGCTCTGGGAATCATGAACAGAACAGGAACTTTCGGGCTTGATCTCGCATTGAGCGCGCTTGAGAGCCAGAATAAGGCGAAAACAATCTCCAGCCCCAGAGTGACCACTCTGGACAATATGGAGGCCACCATAAAAAGCGGCAGCAAGGCACTGATAGTCCCCTCCGGTGATGACACCAAAACCGAAGAGATTGACACCGGTATCATACTCAAGGTCAAGCCGCACATAACTTCAAATGACATGGTTTTCCTTGATATTCTTGTGGAAAAAAGTACACTCGGCGAAATAACCTCCACAACGGCGACCGCTGATGAGAAAAAAGCGGAGACCAAGGTTCTTCTCGCCAACGGAGAAACAACTGTCATAGGCGGTCTTTACGAGGATGAGGAAATCAATTATGTTCAGGGAGTGCCCGGTCTCAGCAAACTCCCGATACTCGGCCATCTGTTCAAGGGAACTCAGAAAAGAAGCACAAGAAAAGAGCTTCTGGTATTTCTGACGCCCTATGTTGAAAAGTAA